The sequence ACAAAGGATGTGGAATACCGGCGGAAAATGCCGGTCGGATTTTTGAACCTTTTTTTTCTACAGTTAAGAGAGCAGGCTTGGGATTATGTAAAGTAAATAATACGGTAGAGGATCATGGCGGGGTTATCCATGTGCGCAACAATGCTCCTTTACCTGGAGTGACAGTTCAGGTTACTCTTCCGGCGCTGCCTGAGTTTTCAGAACCGGCAAACGGGTGTGACTTTCGGGAGATTGTAAATGAGGGTACATGTATGCAGGGGAGTCTGGGGAATGCAGACCGGGTGATCTAGGGAGAGAAGATGGAGCAGGTGTTTAACAGGTCGGGACATAATCCATTGATTACTGCAGCGGATCTTCCTTTTCCTGCCAGTGCGGTGATGAATGCAGGGGCTGTTGAACATGATGGAGATGTAGTGCTTCTTCTCAGGGTTGAGGGTTATGACGGGATGTCAAATATTCATGTGGCAAGGAGCAGGAATGGAGTAACCGACTGGCAGGTTGATCCCAGACCTCTGATCCGCAGGGGAGAGAAGCAATGGAGGTATGAGGAATGGGGTTGTGAGGATGCCAGGGTGGTTTATCTGCCTGACAAGCAGGCGTACTATATTACATACACTGCCTGTTCGCCGTCAGGAGTGGCTGCAGGTCTTGCCCGTACATCGGATTTCCAGAAAATAGAGCGAATCGGCTTGATTCTTTCTCCGGGCAACAGGGATGTGGTGTTATTTCCGGCAAAATTTGACGGAAAATATGCTGTGCTGCACCGACCCGATGTATGCGGGACAGAGAATATCTGGATGGCGTTTTCACCGGATCTTCTTTACTGGGGAGAACCACATGCTGTGCTTCCTGAGGGTGTGGGGCCAGCCTGGAACGCGGTTAAGGTCGGCAGTGGCCCTTCTCCTGTGGAGACATCGGTTGGCTGGCTTCTTCTGTATCAGGGGGCCAAGTACTATGCGGGTTCGCTTGTTTACCGGGTAGGGGCAGTGATTCTGGACAGGGAGTGTCCATACAGGGTTAGTGCTGCAATTTCGGATTCGATTTTCAGTTCACATGAAGCATACGAGATATCCGGGCTTGTTCCCAATACTGTTTTTCCGACTGGAATGCTGTTGCGGGGGGATGAGTTATGGGTTTATTACGGGGCTGCAGGATGC comes from Fibrobacter sp. and encodes:
- a CDS encoding glycosidase is translated as MEQVFNRSGHNPLITAADLPFPASAVMNAGAVEHDGDVVLLLRVEGYDGMSNIHVARSRNGVTDWQVDPRPLIRRGEKQWRYEEWGCEDARVVYLPDKQAYYITYTACSPSGVAAGLARTSDFQKIERIGLILSPGNRDVVLFPAKFDGKYAVLHRPDVCGTENIWMAFSPDLLYWGEPHAVLPEGVGPAWNAVKVGSGPSPVETSVGWLLLYQGAKYYAGSLVYRVGAVILDRECPYRVSAAISDSIFSSHEAYEISGLVPNTVFPTGMLLRGDELWVYYGAAGCSICLATIRLSELLDLFG